GATAGAAAAGGATCCCATGATCCTGAACCGATCTTACCTGGGATCGCAAATCCCAAGTTTGTCTATGAAAAGCGGATCTAATTGTATTAGTGTCTATAATTGATTTCTTCTGTGTAATACTAATCGACAGGGCCTCATTGGTAAGTGCTACAAGATCTCGTGCATTGGAACCCATGGTTATGGACCCGAATCCATTAGTATGGAACATTTTCTTTTCCAAGCGAAATCCCCTAGTATATGAAAGGGTGAAAAAGTGCTTTCGTTGTTGTGGAATAAGAAGCCTTCGTATCTTAATGCACGTATTTAATTTATTCGGAGCTATTAGAGCGGGATCCACTTTTTGGGGAATATGAGTCGAAGCAATAACAAGAATATTTCTAGTGGAACACCTTTCACAATCCCTGGAGAGATGGTTCACTAATAGACCGAGGGAGAAGTAATTTGACTCATTCACATCCAGATCATGAATGTTTGGAATCCATATTATGCAAGGAGACATTGCTTTTGCTAATTCGAATTGAAGGGTGATATAAAATCGATCTTTTTCCGACATCATATCCATAGTTAGCAATTCCAGCTCCGTATGAAGGTCACGATCGATATCGTCACTAGCATCAATATCCTCACTAGCATCAATATCCTCACTAGCATCAATATCCTCACTAGCATCAATATCCTCACTAAGATTATCCAGGAACTTGTTCAGAAATACCGTAATGAAAGGAACATAGGAGTTTGTCGCTAGGTATTTGACCAAATAGGATCGTCCAGTTCCTATAGAACCTATCACTAAAATACCCCTAGAGGGGGATAAGGCTAAGCGGAGCGAAAAGGGTTTTCCATGAGATGGCAAATGAAAACTATTAGCCCCACACGAGGTTTGTGAATAAGTGATTGTCTGATAATGAGCAAGGAATATCCGTCTTTCTGCTAAACAGGATGTATTGAACTCATAATTCATTAGATACTTTTTATGAATGTCAACTAAGTATCGTAAGTAAATTGCTCCCCGTTGTTCAATCATTTGATAGCCAGAGTCATTCTTTGATAAATGATCACTATGAGTCAGACTCAATAGAATTTGATCAATCCTTTTTTCTGTCGTTAAGGTGGAGAGCTGAACCAAGAATTCTCTTTCTTCATCATCAATCGAATCACTGTTTGCGACCCAGGATTCGATTTTATCATCAATCCAATCCCCGTTCACATTTTTTCTTTTTCTTATCAATGAATAGATCTCTTTACTTGTATGACTTAGATGTCTCGTATTTCTCGAAAAAGTGATTCGACTGATGGGATTTGGTATGATACTTATGAGATCGATGAGATTGATATTCAAATATTTCTTCTTAGAACGTATTGATTTGACCCCATAAGCGGAATCACCACCCAATAGCATGTTGCCGCCAGAAGCAAAACCCCATATTTCTTCTAGAGAATCTCCTAATTGTTCCAGAGCAACTAGAAAGAGATTCTTTAACCAGAAAGAATTCGGTTCAGATGTAGGATACCTATCCAGAAGTTTTCGCAACTCAATCATATATGATGAAATCATCAAAGATTTGACCTTTTCAAACTCTATCTGTAACTCACTAGAGGCCCGGGAAACAAAGATAAGATGTGTACGAACGAGATATCCAGCAACAAGAAGAAGGAAAAGGATTGAATAGAGGAACTCCCGAACATTTGGCGATCTCAGGTGTGTCGATATCAACGGCGACTCATTATTTCGATGAATCATTTCTTCGGACAGAAGAAGATTATGTAAACACTTACTCGAAATCTTACGTATCGGATTCCGTTGTGGAAGACCCAACTTTTTCTGAAGAATTCGCCAGGATATATCTAATACATGCATAATATCATGAAAAATGGATACAAATTTTTGACTGCTACTTAGTATTGGCAATCGGTGTATCGGCAATAGGTGTATCGGCAATAGGCCTGAAAAAGTATCTAAAAATATCCAATTTAGATATTTGTGCCCTGTCGAAGTAAGGAACCATGGTATATATGTTTGGAATAGATTCCATTTTGAGAGAGTTGAAAAAGCACTATCTCGTTGAAAGGTTCTATACATCTGCCCTTTCTCAACGTATTTCTTTAGAAAAAGACTCCGGTTTTTCCTCTTTTCGGATGGTAAATATTTCTCAGAACATGGAGTGTGAATCAAACCCATGTTTGAATTGAAATTGAGATACTGATGCGAGTTCTTCCCTTCTGAATCAGATAGATTCAGATCTGAAAGAGGTTGACAATAAGTTCTTTCAAAATTGACTATCTGTCCCTCTGTTAGAGGTGTTCCAGAAATGTCTGCGATCGAGTAAATAGCTCTACGAACGAATGGATCGGATCGACTTGGAAAATGGGAAGATTTGTACAAGTTATACGTTTCGTCACCACCACCTTGTGGAAAATCGTTAGGTATGAATATGTTAGATACCCGTGACTCGATTGGTGAAATAGTATCTCTCCCCCAAAAAGCATGTTTTTTTTTACCGACGCACAAAGAAAAAATTTTGTTGTGAATGAACAAGATATTGAGGAATTGTCCATACGTAAAATCAGAATTATTGATACGGGCCTTTTCCACATAAAAAGGGAATCTTTTATTACAATAGAAGCAGAAGTGATGTGGATTATTCAAGAATCGAAGTTGATTTGCTTTATAAAAAGAAGATATCAATGAACTTCTATGAAATGGTTTCACGGGATTCAGCCAATAGTCTTGATCGTGAAATATCGTTGAGAAATAGGAATCCGTGTTAGCAAAGGATTTCCTACGATTATTTCTAGTATGGAATGAGTAAATCATCCACTTTGGTATCTTATTGAACAAAAACGGTGATATTGTTCCTCCATTGATCAAGAATTTCGATTTTTGGGAAGTATCATGATCATCCAATAAGAAGGGTTTCAATTTTTTCAAATGAACGATTTGAAGACCTATTGATTCTAACAACTGATTGCAGAGTTGATCATTCGGACCTTTCAATTCATAGATGTAGATCTCGGACCTATGAATGGGGATATTCCCGAAACTCACAAAGAAAAAAGGAAGTGAGTTAGACAAAAAGAAAAGAAACTTGGACAAAAAAAGAAGTGACTTGGACAAAAAAAGAAGTGACTTGGACAAAAAGAAACGAAATGGCTTAGACAAACCTTTTTTGTCGATAACCTCAGACCAATCAATCGAATATTGATTAATACGTAATCGATCGAACACTACTCGAAAACGGCTCTTCCGC
The nucleotide sequence above comes from Daucus carota subsp. sativus plastid, complete sequence. Encoded proteins:
- the ycf2 gene encoding Ycf2 protein codes for the protein MKGHQFKFWIFELREILREIKNSHYFLDSWTQFNSVGSFIHIFFHQEHFIKLFDPRIWSILLSRNSQGSTSNRYFTIKGVVILFVVAVLIYRINSRNMVERKNLYLIGLLPIPMNSIGPRNDTLEESVGSSNINRLIVSLLYLPKGKKISESCFLNPKESTWVLPITKKCSMPESNWGSRWWRNWIGKKRDSSQLKGSSDQSRDPLDSISNEDSEYHTLINQRKIQQLKERSILWDPSFLQTERTEIESDRFPKSLSGYSSMSRLFTEREKQVINHLLPEEIEEFLGNPTRSVRSFFSDRWSELHLGSNPTERSTRDHKLLKKQQDLSFVPSRRSEKKEMVNIFKIITYLQNTVSIHPISSYPGCDMVPKDEPDMDSSNKISFLNKNPFLDLFHLFHDRNMGGYTLHHDFESEERFQEMADLFTLSITEPDLVYHKGFAFSIDSYGLDQKQFLNEVFNSRDESKKKSLLALPPFFYEENESFYRRIIKKWVRISCGNDLEDPKPKKMVFASNNLNVLNRFFLMNRSDRNFEYGIQRDQIGKDTLNHRTRMKYMINQHLSNLKKSQKRWFDPLILISRTERSTNRDPDAYRYKWSNGSNNFQEHLDHFVSERKSRFRVVFDRLRINQYSIDWSEVIDKKGLSKPFRFFLSKSLLFLSKSLLFLSKFLFFLSNSLPFFFVSFGNIPIHRSEIYIYELKGPNDQLCNQLLESIGLQIVHLKKLKPFLLDDHDTSQKSKFLINGGTISPFLFNKIPKWMIYSFHTRNNRRKSFANTDSYFSTIFHDQDYWLNPVKPFHRSSLISSFYKANQLRFLNNPHHFCFYCNKRFPFYVEKARINNSDFTYGQFLNILFIHNKIFSLCVGKKKHAFWGRDTISPIESRVSNIFIPNDFPQGGGDETYNLYKSSHFPSRSDPFVRRAIYSIADISGTPLTEGQIVNFERTYCQPLSDLNLSDSEGKNSHQYLNFNSNMGLIHTPCSEKYLPSEKRKNRSLFLKKYVEKGQMYRTFQRDSAFSTLSKWNLFQTYIPWFLTSTGHKYLNWIFLDTFSGLLPIHLLPIHRLPILSSSQKFVSIFHDIMHVLDISWRILQKKLGLPQRNPIRKISSKCLHNLLLSEEMIHRNNESPLISTHLRSPNVREFLYSILFLLLVAGYLVRTHLIFVSRASSELQIEFEKVKSLMISSYMIELRKLLDRYPTSEPNSFWLKNLFLVALEQLGDSLEEIWGFASGGNMLLGGDSAYGVKSIRSKKKYLNINLIDLISIIPNPISRITFSRNTRHLSHTSKEIYSLIRKRKNVNGDWIDDKIESWVANSDSIDDEEREFLVQLSTLTTEKRIDQILLSLTHSDHLSKNDSGYQMIEQRGAIYLRYLVDIHKKYLMNYEFNTSCLAERRIFLAHYQTITYSQTSCGANSFHLPSHGKPFSLRLALSPSRGILVIGSIGTGRSYLVKYLATNSYVPFITVFLNKFLDNLSEDIDASEDIDASEDIDASEDIDASDDIDRDLHTELELLTMDMMSEKDRFYITLQFELAKAMSPCIIWIPNIHDLDVNESNYFSLGLLVNHLSRDCERCSTRNILVIASTHIPQKVDPALIAPNKLNTCIKIRRLLIPQQRKHFFTLSYTRGFRLEKKMFHTNGFGSITMGSNARDLVALTNEALSISITQKKSIIDTNTIRSAFHRQTWDLRSQVRSVQDHGILFYQIGRAVAQNVLLSNCPIDPISIYIKKKSCNEGDSYLYKWYFELGTSMKKLTILLYLLSCSAGSVAQDLWSLPGPDERNGITSYGLVENDSDLVHGLLQVEGALVGSSRTEKDCSQFDNDRVTLLLRPEPRNPLDMMQNGSCSILDQRFLYEKNESEFEEGEGALDPQQIEEDLFNHIVWAPRIWHPWGILFDCIERPNELGFPYWSRSFRGKRILYDEEDELQENDSEFLQSGTMQYQTRDRSSKEQGFFRISQFIWDPADPLFVLFKDQSSVSVFSHRELFADEEMSKGLLTSQTDPPTSIYKRWFIKKTQEKHFELLINRQRWFRTTSSLSNGSFRSNTLSESYQYLSNLFLSNGTLLDQMTKTLLRKRWLFPDEMKIGFMEQEKDFPFLSRKVMWP